From one Triticum aestivum cultivar Chinese Spring chromosome 4B, IWGSC CS RefSeq v2.1, whole genome shotgun sequence genomic stretch:
- the LOC123090596 gene encoding type IV inositol polyphosphate 5-phosphatase 7, protein MRDETPTKNRLSWSKTIVRKWFNIKTKAKDFHSDYGVEQVGMQWRTSFSERDVCKTKKSRTERLPRKNSDRDCRAGNGIDRAYITNTQDYRVFAGTWNVGGRSPSSHLNLEDWLHTSPAADIYVIGFQEIVPLNAGNVLLTEDNGPAKKWVSLVRKTLNNLDLQGSAGYNYHTPSPAPEPIAELNVDFERSSRRQKNSSFFHRRSFQSLGRSSRIDMMDPHSLVDRRFSVCDRISFGSRPSDVDTSMRCGGSSDDENMDEESPGGTFFSPMPCGYGAPLSTDDNNRRLVNSNRYCLVASKQMVGVFLMVWVRSDIREHVKNLKVSCVGRGLMGYLGNKGSISISMSLHQTSFCFVCTHLTSGQKDGDELRRNADVVEILRKTRFPHAHGARDEKWPETILDHDRIIWLGDLNYRIALSYRSVKALVEMHNWKQLLEKDQLRIEQRFGRVFAGWKEGRIYFPPTYKYSYNSDRYAGDDMHPNEKRRTPAWCDRILWYGRGLNQLCYVRGESRFSDHRPVYSIFTAEVKLPSQAQFGSFTRSSSLMGVDEVAYPTYPRSYTDINFY, encoded by the exons ATGAGAGATGAGACTCCAACCAAGAACAGG CTGTCCTGGTCCAAGACCATTGTTAGGAAGTGGTTCAACATCAAAACAAAAGCCAAGGACTTCCATTCAGATTATGGAGTCGAACAAG TGGGGATGCAGTGGAGGACCAGTTTCTCAGAGAGGGATGTGTGCAAGACCAAGAAGAGCAGAACAG AGAGGTTGCCCAGGAAGAACTCGGATCGGGACTGTCGAGCAGGAAATGGGATCGACCGCGCCTACATCACAAACACGCAAGACTACAG GGTCTTTGCTGGTACATGGAATGTGGGAGGAAGGTCACCATCCAGTCATCTGAACCTGGAGGACTGGCTGCATACTTCTCCTGCTGCTGATATATACGTCATTGG GTTTCAGGAAATTGTTCCTTTGAATGCTGGCAACGTCCTGTTGACCGAAGACAACGGTCCAGCGAAAAAGTGGGTTTCTCTTGTGAGAAAAACGCTAAATAATCTAGATCTCCAGGGCTCTGCTGGGTACAACTACCAcaccccgtcgccggctccggaaCCTATCGCGGAGCTTAATGTTGATTTCGAGAGATCATCGAGGAGACAAAAGAACTCTTCATTCTTCCATCGGCGTTCATTTCAGTCCTTGGGTCGAAGCTCAAGAATTGACATGATGGATCCTCACTCCCTAGTGGACCGACGGTTCAGTGTTTGTGACCGGATTAGCTTTGGGAGCAGGCCGAGCGATGTTGACACCAGTATGAGGTGTGGTGGGTCCTCTGATGATGAGAATATGGACGAGGAATCACCTGGTGGCACCTTCTTCTCACCAATGCCATGTGGATATGGTGCTCCACTATCAACAGATGACAATAACAGGCGGTTGGTAAACTCCAA CAGGTATTGCTTAGTTGCTAGCAAGCAAATGGTTGGAGTTTTCCTGATGGTATGGGTGCGGAGTGACATAAGGGAGCATGTGAAGAACTTGAAGGTGTCGTGTGTTGGTAGAGGCTTGATGGGATATCTTGGAAATAAG GGATCAATATCAATCAGTATGTCTCTGCATCAGACAAGCTTCTGCTTTGTTTGCACACACTTAACATCAGGTCAAAAAGATGGCGATGAACTTAGAAGAAATGCGGATGTGGTGGAAATATTGAGAAAAACCAGATTCCCACATGCTCATGGTGCACGCGACGAGAAGTGGCCAGAGACAATCCTTGACCATGA TCGAATAATATGGCTCGGGGATTTGAATTACCGGATAGCGCTTTCCTATCGCTCTGTGAAGGCTTTGGTTGAGATGCACAATTGGAAACAATTGTTGGAAAAAGATCAG CTTCGTATAGAGCAAAGGTTTGGTCGGGTATTCGCGGGCTGGAAAGAAGGCAGAATTTATTTTCCACCCACGTACAAGTACTCGTACAACTCCGACAGATACGCGGGCGATGATATGCATCCAAATGAGAAGCGGAGGACACCCGCATG GTGCGATCGGATTTTATGGTATGGCAGAGGCCTAAACCAACTATGTTACGTCCGCGGCGAGTCCAGATTCTCGGACCATAGACCCGTATACAGCATTTTCACGGCGGAGGTTAAACTGCCGAGCCAGGCCCAGTTCGGCAGCTTCACTCGCTCCAGCTCCCTAATGGGGGTGGATGAAGTGGCATACCCAACTTATCCACGCAGTTACACAGATATCAACTTTTACTGA